From the genome of Pseudomonadota bacterium:
CGAATCAGAGATTACGCGCGGCCCAGATCGAGGCCTGCTGGCGATTGGCGACGTTGATTTTCTTGAAGATCCGGTAGAGGTGGGAACGCACGGTATGAATGCTGACGCAGAGTCTAGCGGCAATGGCGTCATTGCCCAGGCCTTGTGAAACCATCAGCAGCACCTCGCGCTCGCGGCCGGTCAGGACGAATTTTTCCTCGCGCGTGCCGCCTTCGCGCCGCCGCATATCGACCAGACAGGAGCTCATGAGCTGCCGGGAAAGCCAGATTTCACCGTTGCGGATGGCCTCGACCCCGCGACAAAGATTTTTGGGCGGGTCTTCTTCATAAAAAACCCCCCAGACCCCTAAACGCAGCAATTCCTCCTCGACATTGCAGGCGCTGTCAACGTTGAAAAGCGCGATAAAGACATCCTCGCTGGTCTGAAAATCATGGTCCTTCAAGCGGCTGACGATATAAGAAACCGAGCGCCCCTTGCAATCGCTGAACACAATCGCCCGGCAACCCGGCTTGAGACTGGCCGGCAGCAGCCCGCCGCCGGTGTCGTTGCGGCAGGGCAGACCGGTTTCCTTTTCAAGAAAAATCGCCAGCAATTCCCCCTGGACATTCCCGGAGCCCACGATATAAATCAACCATTCGGCAGCATTTTCCGACATAGGGATGTAAGCGCGCCGCTCTCCTCAAAAAAAAACATGCCGGCCAAAAACAGGGCGCGGGCAGAAACTCAAAGCCGCACAGGCCTAGCACCCGTGAATCCGCCCCCAAAAGCATAAGCCCGGCACGGCTACCGACTCAGTGCGAGGTACAGATACCAGATACCAGATGAGCGGCCGTTTTGCAACCGGAGAGATTCCCGGATTTAAAAAATTGGGGGCTGAGACGTCGGACCCCGTCGGAACCGCTGGTAAAGGGCAAAATAGGGGTTGTATTTTTCCGCCTCGGACTCTATAACCACAGCGGTACTTTTACCCCATGTGCGCCCGCTCGCCGAAAAACATTTAACCATTTTTTATCGAGGCCCGACCGACCCCGTCGGCCCGGCCGAGGAAAACCGCTCACCATGTACAAAGCTTTTTACGCGATGCGGGAGAAACCTTTCGACCTGCTTCCCGACCCCCATTTTCTCTACATGAGCCCCGGCCACGACAGCGCCTATGCCCATCTCGAATACGCCATTCGGGAAAACCAGGGTTTCGTCGTCATCTCCGGCGAGGTCGGCTGCGGCAAGACCACGCTGATCAACTACCTGCTGCGCCAGGTGCCCAAGGATCTGCAGGTGGCCCTGATCAGCCATACCGATGTCGAACCCGAACTTTTTTTCAAGCTCCTCTGCCGCAAATTCGAGCTGGATTGCGACCAGCTCGACAAGGGCGACATGATCGCCCTTGTCTATGATTTTCTCCACCGGGAGCGACGGCAGGGGCGACGGGTCGCCCTGATTATCGACGAAGCCCAGAATCTGCCCGATCGCACCCTGGAAGAGATTCGCATGCTTTCCAACCTCGAGGCCGAAAAGGAGCACCTGATTCAGATCATCCTGGTCGGCCAGCCGGAACTGCGGCAGAAACTGCGCCGTCCCCACCTGCGCCAATTCCTGCAACGGGTCACGGTTCATTACCATCTTGAAGGGCTGAAGAACCTGGAAGAAAGCAGGGAATACATTCGCCACCGCCTGCAGGTTACCGGCTGCCCCAATTACGCCACCCTCTTCAGCGACGCCGCCATCGCCGCCGTGCACCAGGAAAGCCACGGGATTCCGCGCCTGATCAATTATATCTGCGACATGGCGCTGGTCCACGGCTACGCCGACGGCCTGACCACGATCGATGAAGCTATCATTGAAGAGGTAAGAAAAACCCGCGCGCAGAACTCACTCTTCGGCGAAAGCGCGGAAACCGACGACGAAGCCGGAGGCCAAGCCGCGCCCGCCGCCATGCCGCCGGCGGGCTTTGACCAGGCGGTCGGCGCCCGCGACCTGAGCGAGGTCAGACAACGTCTGGGTTTTATTGAAAGCCTGGTCGAAGCCCAGGCCGGACAATTGCAGGATCTGCAACACGCCTTGACCGGCCGCGATCAACTGCTGCTCGAACTGACCCTGCTGCTGCAGAAAAGTCTGGAGAAACGCTGGCAGGTCGCGTTGCGCTATTTTCAGACCTTAAACGAACTCAAGCAATTAAAAGAAATCATAAAACTCGGACCCGAATCCACGGGTCGGGAAAAAACGGACCGCAGCAAAGCGAGCCCGGGCGGGAAAAGCCCGGCGGGAAAAAGCCCCGGCGCGCCCCGGACCGAGCCTGCCGGCAAACCCGACAACCACGACCAGGCGAAAAAGCGCTCCTGGCTCGACCGCCTGCTCTCTTAGGAAAAATCCGGGGACGGTTTTTCAGACCGCCCCCGTCAGCCAGCGCAAGCCCGCCAGCAACAGCACCCCGACCACCGTCAGGCCCAGGTCCAGATTTCTGGTCCTGGACTCCTCGAGAATCACTTCCAGCGCGAAAAAAACGGCAATAATCCTGATCGCCAGGGTCTTCACCTGCCCTCCGGCCAGTTCCGCGGGCGCCACCGAAGGCAGCAGGATCGCGGTCATCAGAATCAGAAAATCCAGCGGCGTGCTCTGATAGCCGTCACGCCGGGTCAGCTTCAGCAACAACAGCGAAAAGATAATCAAAGAAACGTAGAGCGGCCCATAAAACCAACCGGCGCCGCAACATCGGCACCACGAAATCCGACCG
Proteins encoded in this window:
- a CDS encoding response regulator transcription factor, yielding MSENAAEWLIYIVGSGNVQGELLAIFLEKETGLPCRNDTGGGLLPASLKPGCRAIVFSDCKGRSVSYIVSRLKDHDFQTSEDVFIALFNVDSACNVEEELLRLGVWGVFYEEDPPKNLCRGVEAIRNGEIWLSRQLMSSCLVDMRRREGGTREEKFVLTGREREVLLMVSQGLGNDAIAARLCVSIHTVRSHLYRIFKKINVANRQQASIWAARNL
- a CDS encoding general secretion pathway protein GspA, whose product is MYKAFYAMREKPFDLLPDPHFLYMSPGHDSAYAHLEYAIRENQGFVVISGEVGCGKTTLINYLLRQVPKDLQVALISHTDVEPELFFKLLCRKFELDCDQLDKGDMIALVYDFLHRERRQGRRVALIIDEAQNLPDRTLEEIRMLSNLEAEKEHLIQIILVGQPELRQKLRRPHLRQFLQRVTVHYHLEGLKNLEESREYIRHRLQVTGCPNYATLFSDAAIAAVHQESHGIPRLINYICDMALVHGYADGLTTIDEAIIEEVRKTRAQNSLFGESAETDDEAGGQAAPAAMPPAGFDQAVGARDLSEVRQRLGFIESLVEAQAGQLQDLQHALTGRDQLLLELTLLLQKSLEKRWQVALRYFQTLNELKQLKEIIKLGPESTGREKTDRSKASPGGKSPAGKSPGAPRTEPAGKPDNHDQAKKRSWLDRLLS